One window from the genome of Pseudoalteromonas sp. '520P1 No. 423' encodes:
- a CDS encoding D-2-hydroxyacid dehydrogenase, whose amino-acid sequence MNIVILDAATLNNADLSALIDINEQANSVVKSYETTSKSQIQEHCKNADVIITNKICLGHEELINLPKLKLICIAATGTNNIDLVTAKSQGIAVTNVAGYSTASVVQHTLTLILTLMSNSHKYIQDCKNDAWQKSDMFCLLNHPIAELENKTLTIIGYGALGKGVENIAKAFGMKVLISERKNQASREGRTNFESALKQADIVSIHSPLTEETKSLISNNEFSLMKPTAVLINTARGGIVDETALVKALKNKLIAASATDVLSLEPAKECNPLIQYKGDNLIITPHIAWGSKESIARLVKEISLNIIAFYNDESRNRIV is encoded by the coding sequence ATCAATATTGTTATTTTAGATGCCGCCACTTTAAATAATGCTGATTTATCTGCTTTAATTGATATTAATGAACAAGCAAACTCTGTTGTTAAGTCATATGAAACCACCAGTAAATCTCAAATACAAGAACACTGTAAAAATGCAGATGTCATTATTACTAATAAGATATGCTTAGGGCATGAAGAGTTAATTAATTTACCTAAATTAAAATTGATATGTATTGCAGCAACCGGAACCAATAACATTGATTTAGTGACAGCTAAATCACAAGGAATAGCGGTCACCAATGTCGCTGGTTACTCTACAGCCTCTGTTGTACAACATACTTTAACACTTATCCTTACCTTAATGAGTAATAGCCATAAATATATTCAAGATTGCAAAAATGACGCTTGGCAAAAAAGTGATATGTTTTGTTTGTTAAATCATCCGATTGCTGAACTGGAAAATAAAACTCTGACAATTATCGGCTACGGTGCATTAGGTAAAGGAGTTGAAAATATTGCAAAAGCATTTGGCATGAAAGTATTGATTAGTGAGAGGAAAAACCAAGCTAGCAGAGAAGGCAGAACTAATTTTGAATCTGCGTTAAAACAAGCCGATATCGTTTCTATTCACTCACCACTCACAGAAGAAACTAAAAGTTTAATTTCTAATAATGAGTTTTCATTAATGAAACCAACAGCTGTTTTAATTAATACCGCAAGAGGTGGTATTGTAGATGAAACAGCCCTCGTTAAAGCACTTAAAAATAAATTAATAGCAGCATCTGCAACAGATGTATTAAGTCTTGAGCCTGCAAAAGAATGCAACCCACTGATTCAATATAAAGGTGATAATTTAATTATTACACCACATATCGCTTGGGGTTCAAAAGAGTCTATTGCACGTTTAGTTAAAGAAATCAGTTTAAATATTATTGCTTTTTATAATGATGAAAGTCGAAATAGAATCGTTTAA
- a CDS encoding MBL fold metallo-hydrolase, protein MKVTFYGTRGSIPTPVETTVKYGGNSACVLIEADNKRLIFDVSTGIKKRSEELASNNEPVTIILSHNHWEHTQGFPFFIPAYQKNRLINI, encoded by the coding sequence GTGAAAGTGACCTTTTATGGCACCAGAGGATCGATACCAACACCTGTCGAAACCACAGTAAAGTACGGTGGTAATTCAGCTTGTGTACTAATTGAAGCTGATAATAAAAGGCTTATTTTTGATGTGAGTACTGGTATTAAAAAGCGAAGTGAGGAACTCGCTTCTAATAATGAACCTGTCACCATTATATTAAGCCATAACCACTGGGAACATACTCAAGGTTTTCCATTTTTCATACCCGCTTATCAAAAAAATAGACTTATCAATATTTAA
- the pepB gene encoding aminopeptidase PepB, translating to MSEKMIVRLIEQAPAAHWGNVNLSFDNDGALVHLSESETLKHVQKAARSLAGQGIKEVSLEGDAWCTESQWAFYQGFVSPKAQEGVTFVDNAQSDLKELASLKTSALFARKVINGSAEDIYPESLAEKAAEFIQSLAPEHVSYQIIKGDALLEAQWAGIHAVGRGSARKPVLLELDYNPTGDENAPVSAALVGKGITFDSGGYSIKASEGMATMKCDMGGAGTVTAGLALAINRGIDKRIKLFLCCAENMISSNAYKLGDILTYKNGTTVEILNTDAEGRLVLADGLMAATETGAPLIIDAATLTGAALMAVGQDYNALFGLDKALVREVEDFASDEFEAAWPLPLEKWHQDKCPSPYADTANSRLQKGGGFGGASNAAGFLSRFVGNEGQGWVHMDLAACFENNAGPQWAAGATTLGMRTVARTLLEKA from the coding sequence ATGAGCGAAAAAATGATTGTAAGATTAATAGAACAAGCACCTGCGGCACATTGGGGCAATGTAAACTTGTCTTTTGATAATGATGGCGCTTTAGTACATCTATCAGAAAGTGAAACTTTAAAGCATGTACAAAAAGCGGCACGTTCTTTAGCTGGCCAAGGTATAAAAGAAGTGTCTCTTGAAGGTGATGCTTGGTGTACTGAAAGCCAATGGGCTTTCTATCAAGGTTTTGTCAGCCCTAAGGCGCAAGAAGGTGTTACTTTTGTTGATAATGCACAATCAGATTTAAAAGAACTAGCTTCATTAAAAACATCTGCATTATTTGCACGTAAAGTAATTAATGGTTCAGCTGAAGATATTTACCCTGAAAGCTTGGCTGAAAAAGCAGCTGAATTTATTCAATCTTTAGCGCCTGAACATGTAAGTTACCAAATCATTAAAGGTGATGCTTTGTTAGAAGCGCAATGGGCAGGTATTCACGCTGTTGGCCGTGGTAGTGCTCGTAAACCTGTTTTATTAGAGTTAGATTATAATCCGACAGGTGATGAAAATGCGCCTGTTTCTGCTGCGCTAGTAGGCAAAGGTATTACATTTGACTCAGGTGGTTATTCAATTAAAGCCAGCGAAGGCATGGCTACAATGAAATGTGATATGGGCGGTGCAGGTACGGTAACTGCTGGTTTAGCGTTAGCGATTAACCGTGGTATTGATAAGCGCATTAAATTATTTTTATGTTGTGCTGAAAACATGATTTCGAGTAATGCATATAAATTAGGTGATATTTTAACGTATAAAAATGGCACAACAGTTGAAATATTAAATACAGATGCAGAAGGTCGCTTAGTATTAGCTGATGGTTTAATGGCTGCTACTGAAACTGGCGCACCACTTATTATTGATGCTGCAACTTTAACGGGCGCTGCATTAATGGCTGTTGGTCAAGATTACAACGCTTTATTTGGTTTAGACAAAGCATTAGTACGTGAAGTAGAAGACTTTGCGTCAGATGAATTTGAAGCTGCTTGGCCTTTACCACTTGAAAAATGGCATCAAGATAAATGCCCATCTCCTTATGCTGATACTGCCAATAGTCGTTTGCAAAAAGGCGGTGGTTTTGGTGGCGCATCAAATGCCGCTGGCTTCTTATCTCGCTTTGTTGGAAACGAAGGTCAAGGTTGGGTACATATGGACTTAGCTGCATGTTTTGAAAATAATGCAGGTCCACAATGGGCTGCAGGCGCGACTACTTTAGGTATGCGAACAGTGGCTAGAACATTACTGGAAAAAGCTTAG
- a CDS encoding imelysin family protein, whose translation MKFSKSFALSVVCAAILAGCGGDDGKNGTNGVDGANGTSGVDGTNGVSVFVTTSDVVNTNAQHAYAVYSDSLIAAKALKEQLEVFVAAPTDENFTRAKEAWLDSRESYGQSEVYRFREGPIDNLTKDAQGNWVLEPEAGPEGAINAWPLAEAFIDYTIDMDNLQNPESVSSLPVGGNIIADSVTYPVINKAVLQAAFGGVNDAQDEANVTSGYHAIEFLLWGQDLNEDGTYTANRDYSAGYRKASDYYTVANDFEGKVGTCTSGETGADNEQCIRRGQFLIAAAELLIDDLQAVANTWAPGSGFHYNNFTNTDNSKVSLAKILEGMGRLSYGELAGERMSIALRTDSQEDEHSCFSDNTHRDIFLNAKGIQNAFSGQYTRDTGEVLQGASIYDLLVVEGHPELANKLRAALELTMAKASVIDTNAKMGTSFDLQIQLADFKPAVTETIEALKAQTDVINEAITALEVTTSDLKQDTDEFGG comes from the coding sequence ATGAAATTTTCTAAGAGTTTTGCATTATCAGTAGTATGCGCGGCTATTTTAGCTGGTTGTGGCGGTGACGATGGTAAGAATGGCACTAATGGTGTTGACGGTGCTAACGGTACGAGTGGTGTTGATGGTACAAATGGCGTAAGCGTTTTTGTTACAACTTCTGATGTTGTAAATACAAATGCACAACATGCATATGCTGTTTATAGTGACTCTTTAATTGCTGCTAAAGCATTAAAAGAACAATTAGAAGTTTTTGTTGCAGCACCAACAGATGAGAATTTCACAAGAGCTAAAGAGGCGTGGCTTGATTCGCGTGAATCCTATGGTCAGTCTGAAGTTTACCGTTTCCGTGAAGGACCAATTGATAATTTAACAAAAGATGCACAAGGTAACTGGGTTTTAGAGCCTGAAGCGGGTCCTGAAGGTGCAATCAATGCTTGGCCATTAGCCGAAGCATTTATTGATTACACTATAGATATGGATAACTTACAAAATCCTGAAAGCGTATCATCTTTACCTGTAGGCGGAAATATTATTGCTGATAGCGTAACTTATCCTGTAATCAATAAAGCTGTATTACAAGCTGCGTTTGGTGGTGTTAATGATGCACAAGATGAAGCGAATGTAACGTCTGGCTACCATGCTATTGAGTTTTTATTATGGGGTCAGGATTTAAATGAAGATGGCACATACACTGCTAATCGTGATTACTCTGCAGGCTATCGTAAAGCATCAGATTACTACACTGTAGCAAATGATTTTGAAGGTAAAGTCGGGACTTGTACATCAGGTGAAACTGGTGCTGATAATGAGCAATGTATTCGTCGTGGCCAGTTCCTAATCGCAGCAGCTGAACTATTAATTGATGATTTACAAGCGGTAGCTAATACTTGGGCACCTGGTTCTGGTTTTCATTACAATAATTTCACGAATACAGATAACTCAAAAGTATCATTAGCAAAAATCTTAGAAGGCATGGGTCGTTTAAGTTACGGTGAATTAGCAGGTGAGCGTATGAGTATTGCACTTCGTACAGACTCACAAGAAGATGAGCATTCATGTTTTTCTGATAATACTCACCGTGATATTTTCCTAAATGCAAAAGGCATTCAAAATGCATTTTCTGGTCAGTATACGCGTGATACCGGTGAAGTATTGCAAGGTGCAAGTATTTATGACTTATTGGTAGTAGAAGGTCATCCAGAACTTGCTAATAAATTACGTGCAGCACTTGAACTAACGATGGCAAAAGCGTCAGTTATTGATACTAATGCTAAAATGGGTACGTCATTTGATTTACAGATTCAGTTAGCTGATTTTAAACCTGCAGTAACTGAAACGATAGAAGCGCTAAAAGCGCAAACAGATGTGATCAATGAAGCGATCACTGCACTTGAAGTAACAACAAGTGATTTAAAACAAGATACTGACGAATTTGGTGGTTAG
- a CDS encoding phosphoribosyltransferase translates to MSDKRFITAQQLLEDSFRVAAQVYDDGFRPDFIIGIWRGGAPIGIAVQEYYDFKGVETDHIAVRTSSYYGIGLQSKEIKVHGLHYIVENANAGDKLLIVDDVFDSGRSIQALKEELSKLMRLNMPTDVRVACPYYKPKNSKVDIVPDYFIHDSEEWLVFPHELSGLTPDEIIEGKTDLTNIKDLLV, encoded by the coding sequence ATGTCTGATAAACGATTTATTACAGCGCAACAGCTGTTAGAAGATTCGTTCCGCGTTGCCGCACAAGTTTATGATGATGGATTTCGCCCTGATTTTATAATTGGTATTTGGCGTGGTGGTGCTCCAATTGGTATCGCAGTGCAAGAATATTATGATTTTAAAGGTGTTGAAACAGATCATATTGCTGTTCGTACATCTTCTTATTATGGTATTGGTTTACAGTCAAAAGAAATCAAAGTGCATGGTTTACATTACATCGTTGAAAACGCCAATGCAGGCGATAAATTATTAATCGTTGACGATGTATTTGATTCTGGTCGTAGTATCCAAGCATTAAAAGAAGAGTTATCTAAACTAATGCGTTTGAATATGCCAACAGATGTACGCGTTGCATGTCCTTATTACAAACCTAAAAACTCTAAAGTTGATATCGTTCCTGATTATTTTATCCATGATTCTGAAGAGTGGTTAGTATTCCCACATGAATTATCAGGTTTAACACCAGATGAAATTATTGAAGGTAAAACTGATTTAACTAATATCAAAGATTTATTGGTTTAA
- a CDS encoding Crp/Fnr family transcriptional regulator → MFQYHFSANLIEQLLTYAEKEYQQEKGASLLHQDQPLTKLLLVRSGTVSFSYDVGNGRRLLLGQLDCNFTLIGEIEALNAKPCIYTVTCQTDVNYHLIDFKHWQSILLQQPELCLYTAQTVAAKFLENHQINLDKLLLPLSYNIAKDCLSRHQNTSPIVLRPYPTVSAEAERFATTERAYRRVVSELVEQSLIERTDKGLKPINEDKLSDFIDHFHQK, encoded by the coding sequence ATGTTTCAATATCATTTTTCAGCTAACTTAATAGAACAACTGCTCACTTACGCAGAAAAAGAATACCAACAAGAAAAAGGCGCTAGCCTTTTACATCAAGATCAACCACTTACTAAATTATTATTAGTGAGATCAGGCACTGTTTCTTTTAGCTATGATGTAGGCAACGGCCGTAGATTATTGTTAGGTCAACTAGATTGTAATTTTACTTTGATTGGCGAAATTGAAGCACTCAATGCTAAACCTTGTATTTACACTGTCACCTGCCAAACCGATGTAAATTATCATTTAATTGATTTTAAACATTGGCAAAGTATTTTATTACAACAACCTGAATTATGTTTGTACACAGCCCAAACAGTTGCGGCTAAATTTTTAGAAAACCATCAAATAAACTTAGATAAATTACTTTTACCTTTAAGCTATAACATTGCAAAAGACTGTTTATCTCGTCACCAAAATACCAGCCCCATTGTTTTACGCCCCTACCCGACTGTCAGCGCCGAAGCTGAGCGCTTTGCTACAACTGAGCGGGCATATCGCAGAGTTGTTTCAGAACTTGTTGAACAAAGCTTGATCGAAAGAACAGATAAAGGATTAAAACCTATCAATGAAGATAAACTCAGCGACTTTATAGATCATTTTCATCAAAAATAA
- the zntR gene encoding Zn(2+)-responsive transcriptional regulator, producing MLVLTAQMETIMYKIGELSKVLSVSTDTLRYYEKNGLLTPSGRSESGYRLYNDNDLRCMQFIVRAKSIGFSLNEIKELLSINLEKQDHSCGEVKSLTDLKLAQVEAKIMELTRFKDSLRLLSDACCGGEEAAIHCSILSALENVDDSFNRVN from the coding sequence ATGCTTGTATTAACAGCTCAGATGGAAACGATTATGTATAAAATAGGTGAGTTATCTAAGGTTTTATCAGTATCAACAGATACACTTAGATATTATGAAAAAAATGGCTTATTAACACCTTCAGGGAGAAGTGAATCTGGCTATCGTTTATACAATGACAATGATCTTCGTTGTATGCAGTTTATTGTTAGAGCCAAAAGTATTGGTTTTAGTTTGAATGAAATTAAAGAATTATTATCTATTAATCTTGAAAAACAAGATCATAGTTGTGGTGAAGTTAAATCATTAACTGATTTAAAACTTGCACAAGTTGAAGCTAAAATAATGGAACTGACACGATTTAAAGACTCATTACGTTTATTATCAGACGCTTGTTGTGGCGGTGAAGAAGCTGCAATACATTGTTCAATTTTATCTGCTTTGGAGAATGTAGATGACTCATTTAATCGCGTTAATTGA
- the sfsA gene encoding DNA/RNA nuclease SfsA codes for MKFSSTLSHGTLIKRYKRFLADITLPDGEVRTIHCANTGAMTGCAEPGFKVYYSTSDNLKRKYPNSLELCQNNAGDMICVNTALANKIVSEGITNNKIPELKGYETLQQEVKYGDENSRIDLLLTDDKHADCYIEIKSVTLLGQDAQHNGQGYFPDAVTTRGLKHIRELISMKQQGYRAVLLFLVQHQGIKKLSPARHVDEKYADGIKQALDAGVEILCYNTDIDIDINNIEINKSLPFYLYNEQIVNYSNRDFL; via the coding sequence ATGAAATTTAGTAGTACCTTAAGTCATGGCACTTTAATTAAACGCTATAAACGATTTTTAGCAGATATAACGCTACCTGACGGTGAAGTCAGAACCATACATTGTGCTAATACAGGCGCAATGACAGGATGCGCAGAGCCTGGTTTTAAGGTTTATTACTCCACAAGCGATAACTTAAAAAGAAAATACCCAAATAGTTTAGAGCTTTGCCAAAATAACGCAGGTGATATGATTTGTGTAAATACCGCTTTGGCTAACAAAATTGTCAGTGAAGGCATCACAAATAACAAGATTCCTGAACTGAAAGGCTATGAAACCTTACAGCAAGAAGTAAAATATGGTGATGAAAATAGCAGAATTGACCTATTATTAACTGATGACAAACATGCCGATTGTTATATCGAAATTAAAAGTGTCACACTTTTAGGGCAAGATGCGCAGCATAATGGTCAAGGTTACTTTCCTGATGCTGTCACAACCCGAGGGCTAAAACATATAAGGGAGCTAATAAGCATGAAACAGCAAGGATATCGCGCTGTTTTATTATTTTTAGTACAGCACCAAGGGATCAAGAAACTATCGCCTGCTAGGCATGTAGATGAAAAATATGCCGACGGTATAAAACAAGCTTTAGATGCAGGTGTTGAGATTTTATGTTACAACACAGATATAGATATAGATATAAATAATATTGAGATAAATAAATCATTACCATTTTACCTGTATAATGAACAAATCGTAAATTATTCAAACCGTGATTTTCTGTAA
- a CDS encoding DUF6768 family protein: protein MNLDDKIKQSLESEAKNLDHILAHEPGIFKMLLNAFKGSLGRWMILVAIVTFLITLVMFWAGYQFFFVEVSEQTLMLHKIQWGVVLLLSTIVQIALKMWTFMEMNRQSAMREIKRLELTIEKLTNTLDK from the coding sequence ATGAACTTAGATGACAAAATTAAACAGTCTTTAGAATCTGAAGCTAAAAATTTAGATCATATACTGGCTCATGAACCGGGCATTTTTAAAATGTTACTCAATGCCTTTAAAGGTTCATTAGGCCGATGGATGATCTTAGTGGCTATTGTTACTTTTTTAATTACTTTAGTGATGTTTTGGGCTGGCTATCAATTCTTTTTTGTTGAAGTCTCAGAGCAAACTCTCATGCTACATAAAATTCAGTGGGGTGTTGTACTATTACTTTCGACTATAGTGCAAATTGCTTTAAAAATGTGGACTTTTATGGAGATGAATCGCCAATCGGCTATGCGGGAAATAAAAAGACTTGAACTGACAATTGAAAAGCTCACTAATACATTAGATAAATAA
- a CDS encoding RNA polymerase sigma factor, translating into MEQAKVELLVMDAKQADEQAFTELFQYFNPGLLRFSYKICHNEQIAHDAVQNAWIKITKSLKQLQDPRAFKSWAYQATRWQTLDLIKHYAKESALQVDEPIEALAQTLSEADDVLLHHINELPDIDKHTIHLFYLEQMSLQEVSLILEVPVGTVKSRLNRARKLLKQKMDN; encoded by the coding sequence ATGGAACAAGCCAAAGTAGAATTGTTAGTCATGGATGCAAAGCAAGCCGATGAGCAGGCTTTTACTGAGCTTTTTCAGTATTTTAATCCCGGGCTTTTAAGATTTTCTTATAAAATTTGTCATAACGAGCAGATCGCTCACGACGCAGTACAAAATGCTTGGATTAAGATCACTAAATCTTTAAAGCAACTACAAGACCCTCGCGCTTTTAAAAGCTGGGCTTATCAAGCTACTCGCTGGCAAACATTAGATTTAATAAAACATTACGCAAAAGAAAGTGCGCTTCAAGTTGATGAACCCATTGAAGCTTTAGCACAAACATTAAGTGAAGCTGATGATGTGTTGCTTCATCATATCAATGAACTACCAGATATAGATAAACACACTATTCATTTATTTTACTTAGAGCAAATGAGCTTACAAGAAGTCAGTTTAATTTTAGAAGTACCTGTTGGCACAGTTAAATCTAGATTAAACCGAGCGCGTAAATTATTAAAACAGAAGATGGATAATTAA
- a CDS encoding SO_0444 family Cu/Zn efflux transporter: MTHLIALIDNFWQLFVISAPWLLLGLFIAGLIKVYLPKNFLIKHLGKEGFVSTVKAALIGAPMPLCSCGVIPAALGLRRAGASKSATTAFLVSTPETGVDSISVSYVLLGPFMAVIRPIAAITSAIVAGLLVGRDKGATPEESAHKHDVKETCCSKKEPKVEISYCSKKEPESKPVKVACCSENKHQTPHNHEGSIGEPSSRIFEALHFSCTKLLQDTAKWLLIGLFFAALIQSFVPNDFFTQWGTGILAMVVVVLISIPMYICATASTPIAAGLLLSGVSPGAVLVFMLAGPATNIATLGVVINELGKRAVAAYLTGVIGIAIIFGLLTDFLVETYGIEVAPMLGEENHVLPHWLMQAFAILLIALLIRLVVLRFKK, translated from the coding sequence ATGACTCATTTAATCGCGTTAATTGATAACTTTTGGCAACTGTTTGTTATTTCTGCACCTTGGCTTTTATTAGGGTTATTTATAGCAGGTTTGATTAAGGTTTATTTACCAAAAAATTTCTTAATTAAACATTTAGGCAAAGAGGGTTTTGTTTCAACTGTGAAAGCTGCATTAATTGGTGCGCCTATGCCTTTATGTTCTTGTGGTGTGATCCCTGCGGCTTTAGGGTTAAGAAGAGCGGGCGCCTCAAAAAGTGCAACAACAGCATTTTTAGTTTCAACACCTGAAACAGGCGTAGATTCAATTTCAGTATCTTATGTTTTATTAGGCCCATTTATGGCTGTAATTAGGCCAATAGCTGCAATAACAAGTGCAATTGTCGCTGGTTTATTGGTAGGTCGTGATAAAGGTGCCACTCCAGAAGAAAGTGCACATAAACATGATGTAAAAGAAACATGTTGTAGTAAAAAAGAGCCAAAAGTTGAAATTAGTTACTGTAGCAAAAAAGAACCAGAGTCAAAACCTGTAAAAGTAGCTTGTTGCTCTGAAAATAAACATCAAACACCTCATAATCATGAGGGTTCAATTGGTGAACCTAGTAGTCGGATTTTTGAAGCGCTTCATTTTAGCTGTACAAAGTTATTACAAGATACCGCCAAATGGTTATTAATAGGCTTATTTTTTGCTGCTCTGATTCAAAGTTTTGTACCTAACGACTTCTTTACGCAATGGGGAACTGGCATTTTAGCTATGGTAGTCGTGGTTTTGATCAGCATTCCTATGTATATCTGTGCTACTGCTTCAACGCCAATAGCTGCAGGGTTATTACTCTCAGGGGTATCGCCCGGTGCTGTTTTAGTTTTTATGCTTGCAGGCCCTGCTACTAATATTGCAACTTTAGGTGTGGTGATCAATGAGTTAGGTAAACGTGCAGTCGCTGCGTATCTAACTGGTGTAATAGGCATTGCGATTATATTTGGTTTATTGACTGACTTTTTAGTTGAGACATACGGCATTGAAGTGGCGCCTATGCTAGGTGAAGAAAACCATGTCTTACCACATTGGCTAATGCAAGCATTTGCTATATTACTGATAGCCCTGTTAATTAGGCTAGTCGTTTTAAGGTTTAAAAAGTAA
- a CDS encoding amidohydrolase has product MRLLPKIAGLLTLSSLVISSNVLAKFTAVHNVTGYTLERSGELKEFSTLVFKNGKVVRTGDKALLKSYPNAKKIDGENKFLLPGLIDAHGHIIGLGQNLSRLDLRDTQSKRDVGEKLKAFSKNKNGWIVGRGWNQENWPNNQFPTAADLDKYVSDIPVVLTRVDGHAVWANSKAMSLANITSQIKAPMGGEIIRLANNDPSGIFIDKAEDLINNHIPKTNKQAINQALDLAGEHLLSLGITSAHDAGINKDTWEIYKQRAKDKNLPVRIYAMLSASDPQLDFMLKAGTYQEQSDFLSIRSIKVYADGALGSRGAALLSDYADRAQHTGLMLESQASLEDFYTKSFKHGFTANTHAIGDRANKIVLDAYENVFKNTGGRLLRNRIEHAQIVHVDDIPRFKSLNIIPSMQPVHATSDMHMAEVRLDDKRLQGAYAWQAFIKQGSHLAAGSDFPVELANIFHGLYSAMGRMDHQQKPENGWRSEQALTRKQAFKAFTLDAAYSAHQEFKIGSLERGKWADFILVDKDIFKSDIAEVYQTQVLETWIAGEKKYQKD; this is encoded by the coding sequence ATGCGTTTATTACCTAAAATTGCAGGTTTATTAACTTTATCTTCCCTTGTTATCTCATCAAATGTACTAGCAAAATTTACAGCAGTACATAATGTAACCGGTTATACTTTAGAGCGAAGTGGCGAACTAAAGGAGTTTTCCACTCTGGTATTTAAAAACGGCAAAGTGGTTAGAACTGGTGATAAGGCATTACTAAAAAGCTACCCTAATGCAAAAAAAATTGATGGTGAAAACAAATTTTTATTACCGGGACTGATTGATGCCCATGGCCATATAATAGGCTTAGGTCAAAACTTATCTCGTTTAGATTTACGTGATACTCAATCTAAAAGAGATGTTGGTGAAAAGCTAAAAGCATTTTCAAAAAATAAAAATGGCTGGATTGTTGGCCGTGGTTGGAATCAAGAGAACTGGCCAAACAATCAATTCCCTACTGCAGCAGATTTAGATAAGTATGTCAGTGATATTCCTGTGGTATTAACTCGTGTAGATGGCCATGCAGTTTGGGCAAATAGTAAAGCAATGTCGCTTGCCAATATTACTTCACAAATTAAAGCGCCTATGGGCGGGGAAATTATAAGATTAGCCAATAATGACCCTAGCGGCATTTTTATAGATAAAGCAGAAGATTTAATTAATAACCACATCCCAAAAACAAATAAACAAGCTATTAATCAAGCGTTAGACTTAGCTGGAGAGCACTTATTAAGCTTAGGTATTACATCAGCACATGATGCGGGAATAAACAAAGACACTTGGGAAATTTATAAACAAAGAGCCAAAGATAAAAACTTACCTGTTAGAATTTACGCCATGTTATCAGCAAGCGATCCCCAGTTAGATTTCATGTTAAAAGCAGGTACTTACCAAGAACAAAGTGATTTTTTATCTATTCGCAGCATAAAAGTTTATGCCGATGGCGCTTTAGGTAGCCGAGGTGCAGCTCTTTTAAGTGATTATGCGGACAGAGCACAGCACACAGGCCTTATGCTTGAGTCACAAGCATCACTCGAAGACTTTTATACAAAAAGCTTTAAACATGGGTTTACCGCCAATACTCATGCAATTGGTGACCGGGCTAATAAAATTGTTTTAGATGCCTATGAAAATGTATTTAAAAATACCGGTGGTCGCTTATTAAGAAATAGAATTGAACATGCTCAGATAGTGCACGTAGATGATATTCCTAGATTTAAATCATTAAATATAATTCCTTCTATGCAACCTGTACACGCAACATCTGATATGCATATGGCAGAAGTAAGATTAGATGATAAACGCCTGCAAGGTGCTTATGCTTGGCAAGCTTTTATTAAACAAGGCTCTCATTTAGCCGCTGGTTCTGACTTTCCTGTAGAGTTAGCTAATATTTTCCATGGTTTATATTCAGCTATGGGTAGAATGGATCATCAACAAAAACCTGAAAATGGCTGGCGCTCAGAGCAAGCATTAACACGCAAACAAGCGTTTAAAGCATTTACATTAGATGCAGCATACTCAGCACATCAAGAGTTTAAAATTGGATCATTAGAGAGAGGTAAATGGGCCGACTTTATCTTAGTTGATAAAGATATTTTTAAATCTGATATTGCAGAAGTTTACCAAACCCAAGTATTAGAAACTTGGATAGCGGGTGAGAAAAAGTACCAAAAGGACTAA
- a CDS encoding YgjV family protein codes for MSWEYLGYFASVLLVMSLMMTDVVKLRWLNLAGCSTFAIYGLIITAWPVAFANALLALVNLYHIVKLMRDNKKDLATG; via the coding sequence ATGTCTTGGGAATATTTAGGTTACTTTGCATCGGTTTTATTAGTAATGTCACTCATGATGACAGACGTTGTAAAACTACGTTGGCTTAACTTAGCAGGCTGTTCTACCTTTGCTATTTATGGCTTGATTATAACTGCTTGGCCTGTGGCTTTTGCCAATGCACTACTGGCTTTAGTTAATTTATACCATATTGTAAAGTTAATGCGTGATAATAAAAAGGACTTGGCAACTGGCTAA